Proteins encoded within one genomic window of Deltaproteobacteria bacterium:
- a CDS encoding heme-binding protein: MAVTEPKYSVESKNDHFEIRLYESTTVAETVVEADFDEAGNKAFRILADYIFGKNKSKAKINMTAPVAQQPTSEKIEMTAPVSQIQDLRGQLVQFTMPDSYTLETLPEPNDPRVHLRKIEPRRVAVYSYSGSWSESRFKSKLAEFTSELLKNNVKTIGAPIFARFNSPFQIWFLRRNEIWLEVVR; this comes from the coding sequence ATGGCAGTCACCGAACCAAAATATAGCGTTGAAAGCAAAAATGATCATTTCGAAATCCGACTTTACGAATCCACAACCGTCGCGGAAACTGTGGTTGAGGCCGATTTCGACGAGGCCGGGAACAAAGCCTTTCGAATTTTAGCCGACTATATTTTTGGCAAAAACAAATCGAAGGCGAAAATCAATATGACGGCACCTGTGGCTCAACAACCAACTTCTGAAAAAATTGAGATGACCGCTCCTGTTAGTCAAATCCAAGATTTGCGCGGACAGCTGGTTCAATTCACTATGCCGGACAGCTATACATTAGAGACACTTCCCGAACCTAATGATCCTCGAGTCCATTTAAGAAAAATTGAACCTCGTAGAGTCGCAGTTTATAGCTATTCAGGCTCTTGGTCAGAGAGTCGGTTTAAATCAAAACTTGCCGAATTTACATCAGAACTTTTAAAAAATAATGTAAAAACGATTGGCGCGCCTATCTTTGCCCGATTTAACTCTCCCTTTCAGATATGGTTTTTAAGACGAAATGAAATTTGGCTTGAGGTCGTTCGTTGA
- a CDS encoding ATP-binding cassette domain-containing protein, with the protein MNKNKSIQRLISVAKPELKTLIWGLFFLIISSISALAYPQVIRWMVDNVLQVKRLDNLWLAVGILFIVFILQGIASSVRYYLFSLSGERIVLKLRQKLFKNLMAQEVSFFDFHRTGDLMSRLASDCTTLQNTVSANVSQGLRNLGQVLGGLGFMFYTSWQLTAIMFVLIPPIAWFAAIYGKKIRIHSRQLQDAISSSSIVAEETLSGIKTVKSFVKENFEVNRYTMALDHALGFVKSRITAIMIFMIVAMTVGFTAVCIVLAYGGYQVIQGAMSVGDLTQFLLYLMLVAIGVGSLGSLWGDFAAGLGASERIFEILEKQSLELTSGQKPEKIFGKIEFTNVNFSYPSRKDIKVIKNLSFSVSPGQNVAFVGSSGAGKSTIATLIPGFYPADSGHIEIDGIEISLLDVCWLREQIGIVSQEPVLISSTIEENIKYGKENTSGKNITEAARSANALEFIERFPEGMQTKVGEKGLQLSAGQKQRVAIARALLKNPKILILDEATSSLDTESEALVQEALNRLMEGRTSLVIAHRLSTIVNADKIFVIDNGQVVQNGTHEELAKDKSGIYYRLLQKQFS; encoded by the coding sequence ATGAATAAAAATAAATCTATCCAACGATTAATTAGTGTCGCCAAACCCGAACTCAAAACATTAATATGGGGGTTATTTTTTTTAATTATCTCTAGTATTTCGGCTTTAGCATATCCGCAGGTCATACGTTGGATGGTGGACAATGTTTTACAAGTAAAACGACTAGATAATCTTTGGTTAGCTGTCGGAATTCTATTTATTGTTTTTATTCTTCAAGGGATTGCCTCTTCGGTTCGATACTATTTGTTTTCTTTAAGTGGTGAACGTATTGTTTTAAAATTAAGGCAAAAATTGTTCAAAAATCTAATGGCCCAAGAGGTTTCCTTTTTTGACTTCCATCGCACTGGTGATTTGATGAGCCGGCTGGCCTCTGATTGCACAACATTACAAAATACTGTCAGTGCCAATGTCTCCCAGGGATTAAGAAATTTAGGACAAGTATTAGGTGGCCTTGGTTTTATGTTTTATACCTCTTGGCAGCTAACAGCGATTATGTTCGTATTAATTCCTCCCATCGCTTGGTTTGCAGCTATCTATGGAAAAAAAATTCGCATTCACTCTCGTCAACTCCAAGATGCTATCTCGAGTTCCAGCATCGTAGCTGAAGAAACCTTATCTGGAATTAAAACTGTTAAGTCGTTTGTAAAAGAAAATTTTGAAGTTAACCGCTACACAATGGCTTTAGATCACGCCCTGGGTTTTGTTAAATCACGCATTACTGCCATTATGATTTTTATGATTGTTGCAATGACTGTTGGTTTTACTGCGGTTTGTATTGTGCTTGCTTATGGTGGCTATCAAGTCATTCAAGGTGCCATGTCCGTTGGTGATCTCACTCAGTTTTTATTGTATTTAATGTTAGTTGCAATTGGCGTTGGCAGTCTTGGCAGCTTGTGGGGTGATTTCGCGGCAGGACTTGGGGCTTCTGAAAGAATTTTTGAAATTTTAGAAAAGCAAAGTCTGGAATTAACCTCAGGGCAAAAACCAGAAAAAATTTTTGGTAAAATTGAATTCACAAATGTTAATTTCAGCTATCCAAGTCGAAAAGATATCAAAGTCATTAAAAATTTATCGTTCTCGGTAAGTCCGGGTCAAAATGTAGCTTTCGTTGGCTCTTCAGGCGCAGGTAAATCAACTATCGCAACCCTTATACCCGGTTTTTATCCAGCAGATTCTGGCCATATCGAAATTGACGGGATTGAAATCTCTTTGTTGGATGTATGCTGGCTACGTGAACAAATTGGTATTGTTTCCCAAGAACCAGTTCTAATTTCTTCAACCATCGAAGAAAATATAAAATACGGCAAAGAAAATACTTCGGGCAAAAATATTACAGAGGCCGCAAGATCTGCAAATGCCCTAGAGTTTATCGAAAGATTTCCTGAGGGTATGCAAACCAAAGTCGGCGAAAAAGGTTTGCAATTATCTGCAGGACAAAAACAACGTGTCGCCATCGCAAGAGCTTTATTGAAAAATCCAAAAATTTTAATTTTAGATGAGGCGACTTCAAGCTTAGATACAGAAAGCGAAGCTTTAGTGCAGGAAGCCTTAAATCGATTAATGGAAGGACGCACTAGCCTAGTGATCGCGCACAGGTTATCCACCATTGTTAACGCAGATAAAATTTTCGTAATAGATAATGGACAAGTTGTTCAAAATGGAACCCATGAAGAACTAGCAAAAGACAAATCAGGAATTTATTATCGTCTATTACAAAAACAATTTTCTTGA
- a CDS encoding class I SAM-dependent methyltransferase — MIAEVFHFFIESRKSWIQPRKPRTQTSIYEKEFCERYSSSQKTSDFEILNAFIHEKIKVNIPNQGKFLDVACGPGCLLLEMAKMYPEVSFYGIDASQEMLNIARRDLEREKVANIRLELGDMNQLSKYFQKQEFDFISWNFAAHYCASDEQFVSILNAISELLKPDGNFFFVDLVRFKLENTLDWFSNKYDLPVGMKFFNETRNSYLASFTPMELRNLIGQSLLKNLKCNWSPGFPVLFTADNLKIQPTSMIYQGRPWPQKMKYFLLRLVIACFR, encoded by the coding sequence ATGATTGCTGAAGTATTTCACTTTTTCATTGAAAGCAGAAAATCTTGGATACAACCTCGAAAACCTCGGACGCAAACGAGTATTTACGAAAAAGAATTTTGTGAACGGTATTCAAGCTCCCAGAAAACAAGCGACTTTGAGATTTTAAATGCCTTTATTCACGAAAAAATTAAGGTAAATATTCCGAATCAGGGAAAATTCTTGGATGTTGCCTGTGGGCCTGGATGCTTGCTTTTAGAAATGGCGAAAATGTATCCAGAAGTTTCCTTTTATGGAATAGATGCTTCTCAAGAAATGTTAAATATCGCTCGTCGAGACCTTGAAAGAGAGAAAGTTGCAAATATTCGGCTCGAATTAGGCGATATGAATCAACTCTCAAAATACTTTCAGAAACAAGAGTTTGATTTTATTTCTTGGAACTTTGCGGCCCATTATTGTGCGTCGGATGAGCAATTTGTATCGATTTTAAATGCTATATCAGAACTTTTAAAGCCTGATGGCAACTTTTTTTTTGTAGATTTAGTGAGATTCAAGCTTGAAAACACCCTGGATTGGTTTTCGAACAAATATGATCTTCCGGTGGGGATGAAGTTTTTTAATGAAACTCGGAATTCATATCTCGCCTCTTTTACACCCATGGAACTAAGAAACCTAATCGGGCAAAGCCTGTTGAAGAATCTGAAGTGTAACTGGTCACCTGGATTTCCAGTTCTTTTTACTGCCGATAACCTCAAAATTCAGCCAACGTCGATGATCTATCAGGGTCGGCCGTGGCCACAAAAAATGAAGTACTTTTTACTTCGATTGGTTATTGCTTGTTTCAGATAG
- the gcvH gene encoding glycine cleavage system protein GcvH: MAFRIPEDYYYTKEHEWAQVDENIVTVGVTEFAQSQLGEVVYVELPEEGQKVSQNQSFGVVESVKAVSDLFSPVSGTVIEVNNTLTDDPASLNDDPMNDGWLVRIEMDSEKELANLMRAPEYKKLIADK; this comes from the coding sequence ATGGCATTTAGAATTCCAGAAGATTATTATTACACTAAAGAACACGAATGGGCTCAAGTCGATGAAAACATCGTTACTGTTGGTGTTACTGAGTTTGCTCAAAGTCAACTGGGTGAAGTTGTTTATGTGGAACTTCCAGAAGAAGGACAAAAAGTTTCTCAGAATCAATCCTTTGGAGTTGTCGAAAGTGTTAAAGCCGTTAGTGATTTATTTTCTCCCGTATCAGGAACAGTTATTGAGGTGAATAATACCTTAACGGATGATCCTGCCTCCTTAAACGATGACCCCATGAATGATGGCTGGTTAGTTCGAATCGAGATGGATAGCGAAAAAGAATTAGCAAATTTAATGAGAGCTCCTGAGTATAAAAAACTCATTGCAGATAAGTAA
- the msrB gene encoding peptide-methionine (R)-S-oxide reductase MsrB, with protein sequence MEDNYLAEESCVAIIILFSIFFRYSNSNELNLNKETTLKRSQMEVSLKEKDGEVCSLPENDEALRKILSPEQFKITKQNATEAPFSNKYWNNKHPGLYVDVISGEALFSSNEKFDSGSGWPSFTKPLLEERILEKKDVTHGLERTEVRSKKADSHLGHVFNDGPGSNGLRYCINSGSLKFIPLEKMEEMGYKKYVKLFSKEELDKALKKPYKE encoded by the coding sequence ATGGAAGATAACTATTTAGCTGAGGAATCTTGCGTGGCAATCATTATTTTATTTTCAATTTTTTTTAGGTATTCAAATTCAAATGAGTTAAACTTAAATAAAGAAACAACTCTTAAAAGAAGTCAAATGGAGGTCTCTTTGAAAGAAAAAGATGGAGAAGTTTGCTCACTACCTGAAAATGATGAAGCATTGAGAAAGATTTTATCCCCTGAGCAGTTTAAAATTACTAAGCAAAATGCAACAGAAGCACCGTTTAGCAATAAATATTGGAACAATAAACATCCTGGATTGTATGTAGATGTTATCTCTGGCGAAGCCTTGTTTAGCTCCAATGAAAAATTTGATTCTGGTAGTGGATGGCCCAGTTTTACTAAGCCATTACTTGAAGAAAGAATCCTAGAAAAGAAGGATGTTACTCATGGCTTAGAAAGAACAGAAGTCAGATCGAAAAAAGCAGATTCTCACTTAGGACATGTTTTTAACGACGGTCCAGGTTCTAATGGTCTGAGGTATTGTATTAACTCAGGATCTCTAAAATTTATTCCCTTAGAAAAGATGGAAGAAATGGGTTACAAGAAGTATGTTAAGCTTTTTTCAAAAGAAGAATTAGATAAAGCACTTAAAAAACCTTATAAGGAATAG
- a CDS encoding Hpt domain-containing protein encodes MSEQDKKIIQELQEQFFEEFNDLSASTEICLMEMEKAENLEHQKTLLRNLHSIKGSSRAVGFESLAIFTHHLETRISESKKKFDFNFLFQALDLMVEHIKLLKQDRTDEADQVLKKKINS; translated from the coding sequence ATGAGCGAGCAGGATAAAAAAATAATTCAAGAGCTTCAAGAACAATTTTTTGAAGAATTCAACGATTTATCTGCTTCCACGGAAATATGCTTAATGGAAATGGAGAAAGCTGAAAACCTTGAACACCAAAAAACATTATTAAGAAACTTGCATTCAATAAAAGGAAGTTCACGAGCTGTAGGGTTTGAATCGCTCGCTATTTTTACACATCATCTAGAAACTCGAATTTCAGAGTCGAAAAAAAAATTTGATTTCAATTTTTTGTTTCAAGCCCTTGACCTTATGGTCGAACACATAAAATTACTCAAGCAGGATCGCACTGATGAAGCGGATCAGGTTCTTAAAAAGAAAATAAATTCTTGA
- a CDS encoding transposase produces MFFVEPHLIFFELLIQNGGGYRKLTHYLRRMYGVKINKKKVYRLCRENGNMLPRGVKK; encoded by the coding sequence ATGTTTTTTGTTGAGCCTCACTTGATTTTTTTTGAGTTGCTTATTCAGAATGGTGGAGGATATCGAAAACTCACCCACTACTTGAGAAGAATGTATGGAGTTAAGATCAACAAAAAGAAGGTTTACCGTCTTTGTCGTGAGAATGGAAATATGCTTCCAAGGGGTGTAAAAAAATAG
- the gcvT gene encoding glycine cleavage system aminomethyltransferase GcvT: protein MTNTSEVKCQRTPLYKEHLSLKAKMVEFAGWEMPIQYSQLKEEHLNVRKNVGLFDVSHMGEIRVKGPKSLESLQWLTTNDVSKLNSGEAQYSLLPNFEGGLVDDIIIYCLEKNANYLVCVNASNKDKDFSWMIKNNKGADITDESHLWGQIAVQGPKAISLLTEVFHFDVSALVAFKFKILDYHSSPLILATTGYTGEKGAEIFVPAALTSQLWLELLTKGEKYGVLPIGLGARDTLRTEMKYSLYGHEIDDQTNPYAAELGWVIKPQAKDFIGKDLLLKGKEKGLEKKLVGFKMKDKGIPRQGYELYSPKNEPIGKVTSGTHSPSLDEPIGIGYVRSEFSGLGQEFYVDIRGRKVLAQVVKTPFLEK, encoded by the coding sequence ATGACAAATACATCTGAAGTAAAATGCCAAAGAACTCCCTTATATAAGGAACATTTATCTCTTAAGGCCAAAATGGTTGAATTTGCTGGCTGGGAAATGCCTATTCAGTATTCTCAATTAAAAGAAGAACATCTCAATGTTCGAAAAAATGTGGGCCTGTTTGATGTTTCACACATGGGTGAAATCAGAGTCAAGGGTCCAAAATCCCTGGAATCCCTTCAATGGTTAACCACTAACGACGTTTCCAAATTAAATTCTGGAGAGGCCCAGTACTCCTTACTTCCTAATTTTGAAGGAGGCTTAGTTGATGATATCATCATTTATTGCCTTGAAAAAAATGCGAATTATCTTGTCTGTGTGAACGCCTCCAATAAAGATAAAGATTTTTCTTGGATGATAAAAAATAATAAAGGTGCGGACATCACTGATGAAAGTCATTTGTGGGGGCAAATTGCAGTTCAAGGACCAAAAGCCATTTCCCTTTTAACTGAAGTCTTCCATTTTGATGTTTCTGCCCTGGTGGCATTCAAGTTTAAAATTCTAGATTACCACTCCTCGCCACTGATACTAGCCACTACCGGGTACACGGGTGAAAAAGGGGCTGAAATTTTCGTCCCTGCGGCTCTGACTTCCCAGCTTTGGCTGGAGCTTTTAACTAAAGGAGAAAAGTACGGTGTTTTACCCATTGGCCTAGGAGCCCGAGACACCCTTAGAACCGAAATGAAGTACTCCCTCTATGGACATGAGATAGACGATCAAACAAACCCTTATGCTGCGGAGCTAGGATGGGTTATTAAACCTCAGGCAAAGGATTTTATAGGAAAAGACCTCCTTCTTAAGGGAAAAGAAAAGGGCCTAGAAAAAAAACTTGTTGGCTTTAAAATGAAAGACAAAGGGATTCCCAGACAAGGATATGAATTGTACTCTCCCAAAAATGAACCCATTGGAAAAGTCACCAGCGGCACTCACTCGCCAAGTTTAGATGAGCCCATTGGCATAGGTTATGTGCGCTCCGAGTTTTCAGGCCTTGGCCAAGAATTTTATGTCGATATTAGAGGCAGAAAAGTATTGGCTCAAGTTGTAAAAACACCTTTCCTCGAAAAATAA
- a CDS encoding response regulator, producing the protein MKNSKKDPSKTLEVVCIDDEPDILEFYKYILEENHQWPVVTFSSSLQAKAYVEKNFDNIGAIICDNKMPDMDGLSLLKEISSRFGNIPFLLVSGNVEKQSLEEFGEKISGFFPKPIEIKSILEAVTNLVSKTKINNIEKLEMGRDFADEAIPKVFELEKRLLQLESSPKNIENIQAIYRILHTLKGTAASVGFAYLAIFNHDFEARLLPIRDGMEEMTPLIVTNFLSAQAHLLNFFLKLKQGELVELTPFEEFLKGTATANQTPLEGEAAYASKISVDVTILNSFLEGVGELTILRNLLLQKIEAMGNSHKESQQNMRFLISILSEMNKTQSSMQKNATELLKIPFDSLLPSLRRNVRDLSMKLDKKVSVDVIGESALFDHNALQALSDSMVHLLRNSVDHGIEHSAERVAKGKSQEGRIIIQIKEVDKKSIITISDDGKGIDPVRVGQKAIEKQLKTEAQIKGMSVQQINALIFEAGFSTAEAVTEVSGRGVGMDMVKKSIQAIGGSVLVSSEMGKGTTFEIQIPKNQSLRIIKTIIASSAGIGRFTIPFEEVLTMEKAKDVIRDQRILNRQGKAHVLYEGEFISTLQLSEISPTAIIILLQKEIQRFAVVVDNIESTEETVIRELDKWAMNIGFFNKAAISGSHGTLLFLDTNTINKMIGNLYERAG; encoded by the coding sequence GTGAAGAACAGCAAAAAAGATCCATCTAAAACCCTTGAAGTCGTTTGCATCGATGATGAACCAGATATCTTGGAATTCTACAAATATATTTTGGAGGAAAACCATCAGTGGCCAGTGGTTACTTTCAGTTCTTCTTTACAAGCTAAAGCGTATGTTGAAAAGAATTTTGACAATATCGGAGCCATCATCTGTGATAATAAGATGCCAGATATGGATGGCCTTTCTTTGTTGAAAGAAATCTCTTCACGTTTTGGCAATATTCCTTTTTTACTTGTATCAGGAAATGTTGAAAAGCAAAGCTTAGAAGAATTTGGAGAAAAAATTTCGGGTTTTTTCCCAAAACCCATAGAGATAAAATCAATTCTTGAAGCGGTAACAAATTTAGTTTCTAAAACGAAGATTAACAACATAGAAAAATTGGAAATGGGTCGTGATTTCGCAGATGAGGCCATACCGAAAGTTTTTGAGTTGGAAAAACGACTCTTACAGCTTGAAAGCTCACCTAAAAATATTGAAAACATACAAGCTATTTATCGCATTCTTCATACCTTAAAAGGAACAGCCGCCAGTGTTGGGTTTGCCTACTTGGCAATTTTTAATCACGATTTCGAAGCGAGATTGTTGCCAATTCGTGATGGAATGGAGGAGATGACACCTCTGATAGTCACTAACTTTTTGTCTGCCCAAGCACATTTGTTAAACTTTTTTTTAAAACTAAAGCAGGGCGAGTTAGTCGAATTAACACCTTTCGAAGAATTTTTAAAAGGCACAGCGACGGCAAATCAAACCCCCTTAGAGGGGGAAGCTGCCTACGCTAGTAAAATAAGTGTTGATGTTACCATTTTGAATAGCTTTTTGGAGGGGGTTGGTGAACTGACCATTCTACGAAATCTTCTTCTGCAGAAAATTGAAGCTATGGGCAATTCCCACAAGGAAAGCCAACAAAATATGAGATTTCTAATTAGCATTTTGAGCGAAATGAACAAGACCCAATCGAGCATGCAAAAAAATGCGACGGAGCTATTAAAGATACCCTTTGATAGCCTGTTGCCCTCTCTAAGGCGTAATGTAAGGGACCTGAGCATGAAGCTTGATAAAAAAGTCAGTGTCGATGTGATTGGTGAAAGCGCCTTATTCGATCACAACGCATTGCAGGCCCTATCTGATTCCATGGTTCATTTGCTCAGAAATTCAGTAGATCATGGAATTGAACACTCCGCCGAAAGGGTAGCGAAGGGCAAGTCCCAGGAAGGTCGAATTATAATTCAAATCAAAGAGGTCGATAAAAAATCCATAATTACCATTTCCGATGATGGAAAGGGTATCGACCCTGTGAGGGTAGGTCAAAAAGCCATTGAAAAACAGTTAAAAACAGAGGCTCAAATTAAAGGAATGAGTGTTCAGCAAATAAATGCATTGATTTTTGAGGCAGGTTTTAGCACCGCAGAAGCCGTCACGGAAGTATCTGGCCGAGGCGTTGGTATGGACATGGTAAAAAAATCCATTCAGGCGATCGGAGGCAGCGTCCTTGTCAGTTCTGAAATGGGTAAAGGCACTACCTTTGAGATTCAGATACCTAAAAATCAATCTTTGCGAATTATCAAAACGATCATCGCGAGTTCGGCAGGGATCGGTAGATTTACAATTCCTTTTGAAGAAGTCCTTACTATGGAAAAAGCCAAAGATGTCATCCGCGATCAGCGAATTCTTAATCGTCAAGGAAAAGCTCATGTGCTCTATGAAGGTGAGTTTATTTCTACCCTACAGCTGTCCGAGATTTCTCCTACGGCAATTATTATTCTATTACAAAAAGAGATTCAGCGATTTGCAGTGGTTGTCGATAATATCGAGTCCACAGAGGAAACAGTCATACGTGAATTGGACAAATGGGCAATGAATATTGGTTTTTTTAATAAGGCCGCCATTTCTGGAAGCCACGGGACTTTGTTATTTTTAGATACGAATACTATTAATAAAATGATTGGAAATCTATATGAGCGAGCAGGATAA